The following coding sequences are from one Nicotiana tabacum cultivar K326 chromosome 1, ASM71507v2, whole genome shotgun sequence window:
- the LOC107803493 gene encoding UDP-glucuronate 4-epimerase 3-like, which yields MSQMKHIDNIPSTPGKFKEKSPYNRLRLHFSLTKLTFWSFVFLGLIFVFFFRSPSSSSSSPAASDLSRRSLRTSSYDGPAWEKRIKASAKVRSHSGISVLVTGAAGFVGTHVSAALKRRGDGVVGLDNFNDYYDPTLKRARQALLERVGVYIVEGDINDVALLKKLFDIVQFSHVMHLAAQAGVRYAMENPGSYVHSNIAGLVNVLEVCKNANPQPAIVWASSSSVYGLNTKVPFSEKDRTDQPASLYAATKKAGEEIAHTYNHIYGLSLTGLRFFTVYGPWGRPDMAYFFFTRDILKGKSIPIFEAANHGTVARDFTYIDDIVKGCLAALDTGEKSTGSGGKKKGPAQLRVFNLGNTSPVPVSDLVSILERLLKVKAKRSVMKLPRNGDVQFTHANISFAKRELGYKPTTDLQTGLKKFVRWYLSYYGDGKKSVQ from the coding sequence ATGTCCCAAATGAAGCACATTGACAATATCCCATCAACTCCtggaaaattcaaggaaaaatCCCCTTACAATAGGCTAAGGCTCCATTTTTCTCTAACCAAGCTCACATTTTGGTCATTTGTGTTCTTGGGGTTGATCTTTGTATTCTTTTTCAGAtcaccatcttcttcttcttcatcccctGCAGCTTCAGATCTCTCAAGGAGATCTCTTAGAACCAGCTCTTATGATGGTCCAGCTTGGGAGAAAAGGATTAAAGCCTCAGCTAAAGTCAGGTCACATTCTGGTATTTCAGTTTTGGTAACTGGTGCTGCTGGTTTTGTTGGGACACATGTCTCGGCTGCCTTAAAGCGTCGCGGTGATGGCGTTGTGGGGTTGGATAATTTCAATGATTATTATGATCCAACCCTGAAAAGAGCCCGGCAAGCTCTGTTAGAACGTGTCGGGGTCTACATTGTAGAGGGCGACATCAATGATGTCGCCCTTTTGAAGAAATTATTTGACATTGTTCAATTTAGTCACGTTATGCATTTGGCTGCACAAGCTGGTGTGAGGTATGCCATGGAAAATCCTGGCTCATATGTGCATAGTAACATTGCTGGTTTGGTTAATGTTCTTGAAGTTTGCAAAAATGCTAATCCTCAACCTGCTATTGTGTGGGCATCATCTAGTTCTGTGTATGGCTTGAATACTAAGGTTCCCTTTTCAGAAAAGGATAGGACAGACCAACCTGCTAGTTTATATGCTGCAACTAAAAAAGCTGGTGAGGAAATTGCTCATACTTATAATCATATATATGGGCTTTCATTAACCGGATTGAGATTTTTCACGGTTTATGGACCATGGGGTCGGCCAGACATGGCGTACTTCTTTTTCACAAGGGATATTCTGAAGGGAAAGTCAATTCCCATTTTTGAGGCAGCTAATCATGGGACTGTTGCTAGAGACTTTACCTACATTGATGACATAGTAAAGGGTTGTTTGGCGGCATTGGACACCGGTGAAAAGAGCACTGGAAGTGGTGGGAAGAAGAAAGGTCCCGCTCAACTGAGGGTGTTCAATTTGGGCAACACTTCCCCTGTGCCGGTTTCTGATCTTGTTAGCATTTTGGAGAGGTTGCTAAAGGTAAAGGCTAAAAGATCGGTGATGAAGTTGCCAAGGAACGGTGATGTGCAGTTTACTCATGCAAATATAAGCTTTGCTAAAAGGGAGCTTGGGTATAAGCCTACAACAGATCTACAGACAGGATTGAAGAAATTCGTTCGATGGTACCTCAGTTACTATGGCGATGGAAAGAAGAGCGTGCAATGA
- the LOC107803492 gene encoding small ribosomal subunit protein uS15, which produces MGRMHSRGKGISASALPYKRTPPSWLKISAPDVEDNICKFAKKGLTPSQIGVILRDSHGIAQVKSVTGSKILRILKAHGLAPEIPEDLYHLIKKAVAIRKHLERNRKDKDSKFRLILVESRIHRLARYYKKTKKLPPVWKYESTTASTLVA; this is translated from the exons ATGGGTCGTATGCACAGTCGGGG TAAGGGTATTTCGGCTTCAGCACTTCCGTACAAGAGGACTCCACCAAGTTGGTTGAAAATCTCTGCACCTGAT GTTGAAGATAACATCTGCAAGTTTGCAAAAAAAGGCTTAACACCTTCTCAAATTGGTGTTATTCTTCGTGATTCCCATGGCATTGCTCAGGTGAAGAGTGTAACTGGTAGCAAGATTCTCAGAATTTTGAAGGCTCATG GACTTGCTCCTGAGATTCCCGAGGATCTGTACCACCTTATCAAGAAAGCAGTTGCAATCAGGAAGCATCTTGAAAGAAACAGGAAAGACAAAGATTCCAAGTTTAGATTGATTCTTGTGGAGAGCAGGATTCACCGACTTGCTCGCTACTacaagaaaacaaagaagctTCCACCAGTCTGGAAGTA TGAATCAACCACTGCCAGTACTCTCGTGGCATAG